One Arcobacter sp. F155 DNA window includes the following coding sequences:
- a CDS encoding YgiQ family radical SAM protein codes for MSANNKQKEQKFLPTTRKEMDALGWDQCDVILVSGDAYIDSPFIGVAVVGRILEALGFKVGIIGQPDIKNEDVKRLGEPKLYWGVSGGSIDSMVSNYTATKKFRNNDDYTPGGKNDKRPDRATLVYTNLIRRHFKNTVPIVLGGIEASLRRVTHYDFWTNKLRKPILFDAKADYLIYGMGEVAIREFSTALRDGKDPREVRGVCYISKEPVEEFLQLPSHQECLEDKEKYIDLFDDFYKNNDPISAKGLCQKVDTRYAIQNPPCDYLDEKEMDEVASYDYIRDLHPYHKPQGKVKCLETIKFSIQTHHGCWGECNFCAIGVHQGRTIRTRSEKNILSEAKEFTQDKDFKGVISDVGGPTANMYGYECNKKLKKGTCAEIRCVDYDRLCRVMKVDHSRHLNLLRDIRKVPGVKKAFVASGLRYDFIPADKKHGYEYLKELVNHHISGQMKVAPEHTSDRVLKLMGKPGKQPLIEFKKMYDRLNKEAGKKQFLTYYLIAAHPGCEEKDMHELKQFTTHELKMNPEQAQVFTPTPGTYSSVMYYTEMDPETRKKIYVEKDKNRKEKQKSIVIDKKYHQRRKSNGASLQS; via the coding sequence ATGAGTGCCAATAACAAACAAAAAGAACAAAAATTTCTACCTACTACAAGAAAAGAGATGGATGCTTTAGGATGGGACCAATGTGATGTAATACTAGTAAGTGGGGATGCATATATTGATTCTCCATTTATTGGTGTTGCCGTTGTTGGAAGAATCCTAGAAGCTTTAGGCTTTAAAGTAGGAATTATAGGTCAACCTGATATTAAAAATGAAGATGTAAAAAGATTAGGTGAACCAAAATTATACTGGGGAGTTAGTGGTGGAAGTATTGACTCTATGGTATCAAACTACACTGCAACTAAAAAGTTTAGAAACAACGATGACTACACTCCTGGTGGGAAAAATGACAAAAGACCAGATAGAGCTACTTTAGTTTATACAAATTTAATTAGAAGACATTTTAAAAACACAGTTCCAATTGTTTTAGGTGGTATTGAAGCTAGTTTAAGAAGAGTTACTCACTATGACTTTTGGACAAATAAATTAAGAAAACCTATTTTATTTGATGCAAAAGCTGATTATCTAATTTATGGAATGGGTGAAGTTGCAATAAGAGAGTTTTCAACTGCTTTAAGAGATGGAAAAGACCCAAGAGAGGTTAGGGGAGTTTGTTATATTTCTAAAGAACCAGTTGAAGAGTTTTTACAACTACCTTCCCACCAAGAGTGTTTAGAAGATAAAGAGAAATATATAGACCTTTTTGATGATTTTTATAAAAACAATGACCCAATCTCTGCAAAGGGACTTTGTCAAAAAGTAGATACAAGATATGCTATTCAAAATCCTCCATGTGATTATCTAGATGAAAAAGAGATGGATGAGGTAGCTTCATATGATTATATTAGAGATTTACATCCATATCATAAACCACAAGGTAAGGTTAAATGTTTAGAGACTATTAAATTCTCTATTCAGACTCACCATGGGTGTTGGGGTGAGTGTAACTTCTGTGCTATTGGAGTTCACCAAGGTAGAACTATTAGAACAAGAAGTGAAAAAAATATTCTAAGTGAAGCAAAAGAGTTTACACAAGATAAAGATTTTAAAGGTGTTATTTCTGATGTTGGTGGACCAACTGCAAATATGTATGGGTATGAGTGTAATAAAAAACTTAAAAAAGGAACATGTGCTGAGATTAGATGTGTTGATTATGATAGACTTTGTAGAGTTATGAAAGTTGACCATAGTAGACACTTAAATCTTTTAAGAGACATTAGAAAAGTTCCCGGTGTAAAAAAAGCCTTTGTTGCATCAGGTTTAAGATATGACTTTATTCCAGCAGATAAAAAACATGGATATGAGTATTTAAAAGAGCTTGTAAATCATCATATTTCTGGACAAATGAAAGTAGCACCTGAACATACTTCAGATAGAGTTTTAAAGCTTATGGGGAAACCTGGAAAACAACCACTTATTGAGTTTAAAAAGATGTATGATAGATTAAATAAAGAAGCTGGTAAAAAACAGTTCTTAACTTACTACTTAATTGCAGCACATCCAGGTTGTGAAGAAAAAGATATGCATGAGTTAAAACAGTTTACAACCCATGAATTAAAAATGAACCCAGAACAAGCACAGGTTTTCACACCAACACCAGGGACTTACTCTTCTGTTATGTATTACACAGAGATGGACCCAGAAACAAGAAAGAAAATCTATGTTGAAAAAGATAAAAATAGAAAAGAAAAACAAAAAAGTATAGTGATAGATAAAAAGTATCACCAAAGAAGAAAAAGTAATGGAGCAAGCTTACAAAGCTAG
- a CDS encoding cache domain-containing protein, which translates to MSKSLVDYKGIKVKKELYPIIKHIEDVDKYREELGRLSSSWDIFALLGQLGDIHIDIGKTKENFLNLTTTLLNHLSDETVKKATAEMKFKAQVAIDIVNRNLFERTADIGFLATDDDIRDFLQNFVSRYNSDSVELKEEIQKRFLEYVQKYSVYYDIVLADTKGKVVARLDDDVKVDWLDKEFTQKVINSSDEYVETFQYHDFIPHKKQSLVYSYKVTQTNDSDSEVLGVLCLCFRFRDEMEGIFNNLIETRNKEALTILDEDGIVIASSDKDYIPLESKLEIVLDEEYKIVSFCGRDYIAKTCVTNGYQGFKGLKWYGHIMVPLEYAFLSNQSNEAKADDAIIESMMENEQHFSKDLKDVFNKSKTIQENLGRVIWNGNVAQSKLNSSNREFSKSLLSEIGVTGVKANSSLSNLNQTIINSILKDSEFLSSLAIDIMDRNLYERANDCRWWALTSYFRKAFDDYNSLSYKEKEISSILKYINDLYTVYTNLLVFDKSGKIIAVSNEKENYLVGKVLPQKWVGETLNLKDTSKYCVSDFEETNLYANESTYVYCAAIRSFENQNEINGGIAIVFDSTPEFHAMLEDSLPKGKDGVFALFASRDKKVISSTNKDIEVNSIIDIEDKFFELKNGEQKSEIIEIDNKYYALGVRCSQGYREYKSAKDDYVNDVFCLVFNYIGEKHFDSLKYEQKSKFLNSNAKKVFTDSCVELATFHLGNKFLAVEAKNVIESISIDKLEESIDMDKNNPFKGMVLHKDNLISVLDIRSFIKEDITDTELNTIILLEYDKDNKEHCVGILVSSLESVSVVEKNSIQQIQSHFLGTGTLVESLADISDYEESQVAMVLDIKKIDDNLTKKV; encoded by the coding sequence ATGTCAAAGAGTTTAGTAGACTATAAAGGTATTAAAGTAAAAAAAGAACTTTATCCTATAATTAAACATATTGAAGATGTTGATAAGTATAGGGAAGAGTTAGGAAGATTAAGTTCCTCTTGGGATATTTTTGCACTTTTAGGTCAATTAGGTGATATTCACATCGACATTGGTAAGACTAAAGAAAACTTCTTAAACTTAACAACTACACTACTTAATCATTTAAGTGATGAAACAGTTAAAAAAGCAACTGCAGAGATGAAATTTAAAGCTCAGGTTGCTATTGATATTGTAAATAGAAATCTTTTTGAAAGAACTGCTGATATTGGTTTTTTAGCAACGGATGATGATATTAGAGACTTCCTACAAAACTTTGTTTCAAGATACAACAGTGATAGTGTAGAACTAAAAGAAGAGATACAAAAAAGATTTTTAGAGTATGTACAAAAATATTCTGTGTACTATGATATTGTTTTAGCTGATACAAAAGGAAAAGTTGTAGCAAGACTTGACGATGATGTAAAAGTAGATTGGTTAGATAAAGAGTTTACTCAAAAAGTAATCAACTCAAGTGATGAGTATGTGGAAACTTTCCAATACCATGATTTTATTCCACATAAAAAGCAGTCTTTAGTTTACTCATATAAAGTAACTCAAACAAATGATTCAGACTCAGAGGTTTTAGGTGTACTTTGTCTTTGTTTTAGATTTAGAGATGAAATGGAAGGAATTTTTAACAATCTAATTGAAACAAGAAATAAAGAGGCTTTAACTATTTTAGATGAAGATGGAATTGTAATTGCTTCAAGTGATAAAGACTATATTCCTTTAGAATCAAAGCTAGAAATAGTTTTAGATGAAGAGTATAAAATAGTATCTTTTTGTGGTAGGGATTATATAGCAAAAACTTGTGTAACTAATGGTTATCAAGGCTTTAAAGGACTTAAGTGGTATGGACATATCATGGTTCCTTTAGAGTATGCATTTTTAAGTAATCAAAGTAATGAAGCAAAAGCAGATGATGCAATTATTGAATCTATGATGGAAAATGAACAACACTTTTCAAAAGATTTAAAAGATGTATTTAATAAAAGTAAAACTATTCAAGAAAATCTTGGACGTGTTATTTGGAATGGTAATGTTGCACAAAGTAAGTTAAACTCTTCAAATAGGGAGTTTTCAAAATCTCTTTTAAGTGAGATTGGAGTTACAGGAGTTAAAGCAAACTCTTCATTAAGTAACCTTAATCAAACTATCATAAACTCAATTTTAAAAGATAGTGAGTTCTTATCATCTTTAGCAATTGATATTATGGATAGAAACCTTTATGAAAGAGCAAATGACTGTAGATGGTGGGCATTAACTTCATACTTTAGAAAAGCATTTGATGACTATAACTCTTTAAGTTATAAAGAAAAAGAGATCTCTTCTATTTTAAAGTATATTAATGATTTATATACAGTATATACAAATCTACTTGTTTTTGATAAAAGTGGAAAAATAATTGCAGTTTCAAATGAAAAAGAGAATTATCTAGTAGGAAAAGTTTTACCTCAAAAATGGGTAGGAGAAACTTTAAACCTAAAAGATACATCAAAATATTGTGTATCAGATTTTGAAGAGACAAATCTTTATGCAAATGAGTCAACATATGTATATTGTGCAGCTATTAGGTCTTTTGAAAATCAAAATGAGATAAATGGTGGAATTGCTATTGTATTTGATTCTACACCTGAGTTTCATGCTATGTTAGAGGATAGCTTACCAAAAGGAAAGGATGGAGTATTCGCTTTATTTGCATCAAGGGATAAAAAGGTTATTTCTTCAACAAATAAAGATATAGAGGTAAACTCAATTATTGATATTGAAGATAAGTTTTTTGAACTAAAAAATGGTGAGCAAAAAAGTGAAATTATTGAAATAGATAATAAATATTATGCTTTAGGTGTTAGATGTTCACAAGGATATAGAGAGTATAAAAGTGCTAAAGATGACTATGTAAATGATGTTTTCTGTTTAGTATTTAATTATATTGGTGAAAAACATTTTGATAGTTTAAAGTATGAACAAAAATCAAAGTTCCTAAACTCAAATGCAAAAAAAGTGTTTACGGACTCTTGTGTTGAGTTAGCAACTTTCCATTTAGGTAATAAATTCCTTGCAGTGGAAGCAAAAAATGTTATTGAATCTATTTCTATAGATAAACTTGAAGAATCAATCGATATGGATAAAAATAATCCTTTTAAAGGAATGGTTTTACATAAAGACAATCTAATTTCAGTACTTGATATTAGAAGTTTCATTAAAGAAGATATAACAGATACTGAGCTAAATACTATTATTCTTTTAGAGTATGATAAGGATAATAAAGAACATTGTGTGGGAATACTTGTTTCTTCTTTAGAGAGTGTTTCAGTTGTAGAAAAAAACTCTATTCAACAAATACAAAGTCACTTCTTAGGAACTGGAACTTTAGTTGAAAGTCTTGCTGATATTAGTGATTATGAAGAGTCTCAAGTTGCAATGGTGCTTGATATTAAGAAGATTGATGACAATTTAACAAAGAAGGTTTAA
- a CDS encoding metal ABC transporter solute-binding protein, Zn/Mn family, translated as MIKYIIVLLSLLSFLHAKTSIVVTFPVHKEFIQKIAKDDFFIKVIEDGYQSFDKRGNLFKNEIYYSDVYLTLGLEEEKKYIELFKKKNRYMKIIDVSKGIEKDIVNGKVNHYIWTDPLLVRELVKNLYNTLSTLKSYKKEFYEANHKVLLKELDEFFLSLKKKFDRNEFYNIYVYEPYWHYIAKRYRINLYYRENRFTDLEEVPALIEHAQLHNIEKVLIKKGSSYEQAQSLASHINADIVEHDITKYNWKVNIQSLARKIARYKKNL; from the coding sequence ATGATTAAGTATATTATTGTATTGTTGTCACTACTCTCATTTTTACATGCAAAAACAAGCATCGTAGTTACTTTTCCTGTACATAAAGAGTTTATTCAAAAAATAGCAAAAGATGATTTTTTTATTAAAGTTATTGAAGATGGATATCAAAGTTTTGATAAAAGAGGAAATCTTTTTAAAAATGAAATCTATTATAGTGATGTATATTTGACTCTTGGTTTAGAAGAGGAAAAAAAGTACATAGAGCTTTTCAAAAAGAAAAATAGATATATGAAAATAATTGATGTATCTAAAGGAATTGAAAAAGATATAGTAAATGGAAAAGTTAATCACTATATCTGGACTGACCCTTTGTTAGTACGTGAATTAGTAAAGAATCTATACAATACATTAAGCACTCTAAAGTCCTATAAAAAAGAGTTTTATGAAGCAAATCATAAAGTCTTATTAAAAGAGTTAGATGAGTTCTTTTTATCTTTAAAAAAGAAGTTTGATAGAAATGAATTTTATAATATATATGTGTATGAGCCTTATTGGCACTATATAGCTAAAAGATATAGAATCAATCTTTATTATAGAGAAAATAGGTTTACTGATTTAGAAGAAGTACCTGCTTTAATAGAACATGCACAATTACATAATATTGAAAAAGTATTAATAAAAAAAGGAAGTTCCTACGAACAAGCTCAATCCTTAGCTTCCCATATTAACGCTGATATTGTAGAACATGATATCACAAAATATAATTGGAAAGTTAATATTCAATCCCTAGCTAGAAAAATCGCAAGATATAAAAAAAATCTATAA
- the aspS gene encoding aspartate--tRNA ligase: protein MRTHYCTDVTEKNIDETVTVAGWVNSRRDHGGIIFIDLRDRGGLVQLVCDPADNKGAWEVADSVRDEFVLIATGKVRARGEGLENPNLVTGKIEIVVEDLVIENRSKPMPFDLGDEKVNEEIRLRNRFLELRTEKSFEIFKLRSTANIAVRNCLNELGFLDVETPILTKSTPEGARDYLVPSRVHPGEFYALPQSPQLFKQLLMVSGFDKYFQIAKCFRDEDLRADRQPEFTQIDVEMSFCNQEDVIEVAEKLIHDTFKACGKDVPTTFPRITYKDAMEKYGSDKPDMRFDMAMVDVIDIFANSTNEIFADIAKDTKNNRIKALRCPNGDNLFSKRQMKGFEDYVRKFGAKGLGYFQMKEDGLKGPLTKFFSEADLEAIVKTTELEVGDVVFFGAGDKKTVCDYMGRFRLYLAEQMEIIPADVYEFVWVVDFPMFEVEDGKTKALHHPFTMPNLDKCDLNNVEDLEDIESIAYDIVLNGTELGGGSIRIHKEEVQEKVFELMGISQEEANDKFGFLLEALRYGAPSHGGFAMGFDRLIMLLAGTDSIRDVIAFPKTQRAQCLLTSAPSAVDNEQLKELSLRIRKTEV, encoded by the coding sequence TTGAGAACTCATTATTGTACTGATGTAACGGAAAAGAATATAGATGAAACTGTAACTGTTGCTGGTTGGGTAAACAGTAGAAGAGATCACGGTGGAATTATTTTTATTGACTTAAGAGATAGAGGTGGTTTAGTTCAACTTGTGTGTGACCCTGCTGATAACAAAGGAGCATGGGAAGTTGCTGATAGTGTTAGAGATGAATTTGTTTTAATAGCAACTGGTAAAGTAAGAGCTAGAGGTGAAGGTTTAGAAAACCCTAACTTAGTTACTGGAAAAATTGAAATTGTTGTAGAAGACTTAGTTATTGAAAACAGATCAAAACCTATGCCATTTGATTTAGGTGATGAAAAAGTAAATGAAGAGATTAGATTAAGAAATAGATTCTTAGAATTAAGAACTGAAAAATCTTTTGAAATTTTTAAATTAAGAAGTACTGCAAATATCGCAGTTAGAAACTGTCTAAATGAATTAGGATTCTTAGACGTAGAAACTCCAATTTTAACAAAATCAACACCAGAAGGTGCAAGAGATTATTTAGTTCCAAGTAGAGTTCACCCAGGTGAATTTTATGCACTTCCTCAATCACCACAATTATTTAAACAATTACTAATGGTTTCTGGATTTGATAAATATTTCCAAATTGCAAAATGTTTTAGAGATGAAGATTTAAGAGCAGATAGACAACCAGAATTTACTCAAATTGATGTTGAGATGTCTTTTTGTAATCAAGAAGATGTAATTGAAGTAGCTGAAAAATTAATTCACGATACATTTAAAGCTTGTGGTAAAGATGTTCCAACTACTTTCCCAAGAATTACTTACAAAGATGCTATGGAAAAATATGGTTCAGATAAACCAGATATGAGATTTGACATGGCTATGGTAGATGTTATTGATATTTTTGCTAACTCTACAAATGAAATCTTTGCAGATATTGCAAAAGATACTAAAAACAATAGAATCAAAGCTCTAAGATGTCCAAATGGAGATAACTTATTCTCTAAAAGACAAATGAAAGGTTTTGAAGATTACGTTAGAAAGTTTGGAGCTAAAGGTCTTGGTTATTTCCAAATGAAAGAAGATGGATTAAAAGGTCCTTTAACTAAATTCTTCTCTGAAGCTGATTTAGAAGCAATCGTAAAAACAACTGAATTAGAAGTTGGTGATGTTGTATTCTTTGGAGCTGGAGATAAGAAAACTGTATGTGATTACATGGGAAGATTTAGACTTTATCTTGCAGAGCAAATGGAAATTATTCCAGCAGACGTTTATGAGTTTGTATGGGTTGTTGATTTCCCTATGTTTGAAGTTGAAGATGGAAAAACTAAAGCATTACACCATCCATTTACTATGCCTAACTTAGATAAATGTGATTTAAATAATGTAGAAGATTTAGAAGATATTGAATCAATCGCTTATGATATCGTATTAAATGGTACTGAGCTTGGTGGTGGTTCAATCAGAATTCATAAAGAAGAAGTTCAAGAAAAAGTATTTGAACTTATGGGAATCTCTCAAGAAGAAGCAAATGATAAATTTGGATTCTTACTTGAAGCATTAAGATATGGTGCACCAAGCCATGGTGGATTTGCAATGGGATTCGATAGACTTATCATGTTATTAGCTGGTACTGATTCTATTAGAGATGTAATTGCATTCCCTAAAACTCAAAGAGCTCAATGTTTATTAACTTCTGCACCTTCAGCTGTTGATAATGAACAATTAAAAGAATTAAGTCTTAGAATTAGAAAGACTGAAGTATAA
- a CDS encoding uracil-DNA glycosylase, whose amino-acid sequence MTKVIKNRILSQLHFLKSIGYEYHEPIKAFNKEVEEDTLPNDINSLGQIVNNCYLCELSKNRKNVLFGYGNINASIMFLIDEPTTTEDELDSFYVGKSGEQLAKMIENVLPVKKEDVYITSLVKCKSQNGFESTHFNSCSSYLYKQIDLIQPKLIVTLGDKTYQYLCKDKTPFYQIRGKLTNFKNYDVLPTYSPGFLLRNPSFKKEAFQDMLKIKSILESN is encoded by the coding sequence ATGACAAAAGTAATTAAAAATAGAATTCTATCTCAGTTGCATTTTTTAAAATCAATTGGATACGAGTATCATGAACCAATAAAAGCTTTTAATAAAGAGGTTGAAGAGGATACTTTACCAAATGATATAAATAGTTTAGGGCAAATAGTAAATAACTGTTATTTATGTGAGCTTTCAAAAAATAGAAAAAATGTTTTATTTGGATATGGAAATATAAATGCAAGTATAATGTTTTTGATTGATGAACCAACAACTACTGAAGATGAACTTGATTCTTTTTATGTTGGAAAATCAGGTGAACAGTTAGCAAAAATGATTGAAAACGTATTACCTGTTAAAAAAGAAGATGTTTATATTACAAGTTTGGTAAAATGTAAGAGTCAAAATGGTTTTGAATCAACACATTTTAATAGTTGTAGTTCTTATTTATATAAACAAATTGATTTAATTCAACCTAAGTTAATTGTTACTTTAGGAGATAAAACTTACCAGTATCTATGTAAAGATAAAACACCTTTTTATCAAATTAGAGGTAAACTAACGAATTTTAAAAACTATGATGTGTTACCAACGTATAGTCCAGGATTTCTTTTAAGAAACCCATCTTTTAAGAAAGAAGCATTTCAAGATATGCTAAAAATAAAGTCGATTTTGGAGTCAAATTGA
- a CDS encoding GGDEF domain-containing protein, whose translation MKVYSVMNDIINIISLTLDSLDKQSKLANPTNFETEFYKQLQKTDLILEETEEIKDLITKLTIYEKSQLNNEVPTFRELSQILSQRVSNQTIREFLKDFSYFISPSIDKEIKVEIDKICIDIAEDPKKLLDDRVLREIRTLTDKRINNDKKLFKDKTSDVKKLIRFLGEYINKFIVNHTSTYDEITRLKEEINSLSLSESSLNDLEEIKSDLIKSIDKFESSVRVSQKDILNNQLECNNLYEQIEALQQNLDKAEEEKSTDFLTGVLTRRAYVVEIERLENEYRVYDSNYALVFFDIDHFKDINDTYGHDCGDSVLSTFAQILKNLTRTGDIISRYGGEEFITIVNYKNKMDIKNYLRRVKNIISNNKFVYNDIKLSVKFSAGVAFRNNYNSYEETIKKADELLYTAKAQGRNKIIVDNGDIV comes from the coding sequence TTGAAAGTATATAGTGTAATGAACGATATAATCAATATTATTAGCTTAACTTTAGATAGTTTAGACAAGCAAAGCAAACTTGCAAATCCCACAAATTTTGAAACTGAATTTTATAAACAACTTCAAAAAACTGATTTAATACTAGAAGAAACAGAAGAGATTAAAGATTTAATCACAAAACTAACAATTTATGAAAAATCTCAACTTAATAATGAAGTTCCTACTTTTAGAGAACTTTCTCAAATACTCTCACAAAGAGTTTCTAATCAAACAATAAGAGAGTTTTTAAAAGACTTTTCATATTTTATTTCTCCTTCAATAGATAAAGAGATAAAAGTAGAAATAGACAAAATATGTATCGATATAGCAGAAGACCCAAAGAAACTTCTTGATGATAGAGTTTTAAGGGAAATTAGAACTTTAACTGACAAAAGAATTAATAACGATAAAAAACTATTTAAAGATAAAACAAGTGACGTAAAAAAACTTATTAGATTTTTAGGTGAGTATATAAATAAGTTTATTGTTAATCACACTTCCACTTATGATGAAATTACAAGATTAAAAGAAGAAATAAATTCACTTTCTCTTTCTGAGTCATCATTAAATGATTTAGAAGAGATTAAATCAGATTTAATCAAATCAATTGATAAGTTTGAATCATCAGTAAGAGTTAGTCAAAAAGATATTTTAAATAATCAACTAGAGTGTAATAATTTATATGAACAAATTGAAGCTCTACAGCAAAACTTAGATAAAGCAGAAGAAGAGAAATCAACTGATTTCTTAACAGGTGTTTTAACAAGAAGAGCCTATGTTGTAGAAATTGAAAGATTAGAAAATGAGTATAGAGTATATGATTCTAACTATGCTTTAGTATTTTTTGATATTGACCATTTTAAAGATATAAATGATACTTATGGGCATGATTGTGGAGATTCAGTACTATCAACTTTTGCTCAGATATTAAAAAATCTTACTCGTACCGGAGATATTATCTCTAGGTATGGTGGGGAAGAGTTTATAACTATTGTTAATTACAAAAATAAAATGGATATTAAAAATTACCTAAGAAGGGTGAAAAATATTATCTCAAACAATAAGTTTGTTTATAATGATATAAAATTAAGTGTAAAATTCTCAGCAGGTGTTGCATTTAGAAATAATTATAACTCATATGAAGAAACTATTAAAAAAGCTGATGAATTACTTTATACTGCAAAAGCTCAAGGTAGAAATAAAATCATTGTAGATAATGGAGATATAGTATAA
- the infA gene encoding translation initiation factor IF-1, translated as MAKNDVIVIDGKVIEALPNAMFRVELDNGHVVLCHISGKMRMHYIKILPGDKVKVEITPYSLDKGRITHRYK; from the coding sequence GTGGCAAAGAATGATGTAATAGTAATTGATGGTAAGGTAATTGAAGCTTTACCTAATGCTATGTTTAGGGTTGAATTAGATAATGGTCATGTAGTTTTATGTCATATCTCAGGAAAAATGAGAATGCACTACATTAAAATTTTACCAGGTGATAAAGTTAAGGTAGAAATTACACCTTACTCACTAGATAAGGGTAGAATTACTCACAGATATAAGTAA
- the map gene encoding type I methionyl aminopeptidase translates to MAIPLRKQNEIEKLRTAGQAVAKTLKHLEENVKPGMTLKEVDAMGEKYLNDLGARPSFKGLYGFPGAICTSLNEVIIHGIPDDTVLKEGDILGIDIGSEIDGWYGDAAITMPIGKISKEDEELIACSKDALYYAIDIIEEGMRFKELSKAIEDFIVNRGYQPLVRFCGHGIGKKPHGEPEIPNYVNGTNTKSGPKIKNGMVFCIEPMICHEGREPVILENEWDVVSEDGKRGSHYEHTVAVVDGKAVILSKVD, encoded by the coding sequence ATGGCTATTCCATTAAGAAAACAAAATGAAATAGAGAAACTTCGAACAGCTGGTCAAGCTGTTGCGAAGACTCTTAAACATTTAGAAGAAAATGTAAAACCAGGCATGACTTTAAAAGAAGTTGATGCTATGGGTGAAAAATACTTAAATGATCTAGGCGCTAGACCATCTTTCAAAGGCCTTTATGGCTTTCCTGGTGCAATCTGCACATCTTTAAATGAAGTTATTATTCATGGTATTCCTGATGACACTGTTTTAAAAGAGGGTGATATTTTAGGAATAGATATTGGATCTGAAATCGATGGTTGGTATGGCGATGCAGCTATTACTATGCCTATTGGTAAAATTTCAAAAGAAGATGAAGAATTAATTGCTTGTTCGAAAGATGCACTGTATTATGCTATTGATATTATTGAAGAGGGTATGAGATTTAAAGAACTTTCTAAAGCAATAGAAGATTTTATTGTAAATAGAGGGTATCAACCATTAGTTAGATTTTGTGGACATGGTATTGGTAAAAAACCTCACGGTGAACCAGAAATTCCAAACTATGTAAATGGTACAAATACTAAATCTGGACCAAAAATCAAAAATGGAATGGTGTTTTGTATTGAACCTATGATTTGTCATGAAGGAAGAGAACCAGTTATTTTAGAAAATGAGTGGGATGTTGTTTCTGAAGACGGAAAAAGAGGTAGTCATTACGAACATACAGTTGCTGTAGTAGATGGAAAAGCAGTAATTTTAAGTAAAGTAGATTGA